In one Culex quinquefasciatus strain JHB chromosome 2, VPISU_Cqui_1.0_pri_paternal, whole genome shotgun sequence genomic region, the following are encoded:
- the LOC6031516 gene encoding uncharacterized protein CG3556: MAQQMKLNIFLIVAFLLLTKSLGENTTTIITSTAQSLLETIPTMVTQQPTSIQSTSASSSSSSSSSSSSYVTDTQTSSTGSTSTSATTISVLVPQTSTLLPPPLYISNYSTISQMPTYPSSPMTTKQESTEVEGDLGPGLGPGGPDQKESLGIQKAIDWLREKRLPDYSWGNDTHMVILAKELSGARDPGDNDNHVQEITDLESMLSIKQMEIEVLTMVDRHHSMPKPVNTDKIAKYILAMGALCKDARHFYGHDLVATLEHHEHDQGQEYEFALTALAVCSSATHVRKRQIRRLLDIASGEVNNVDTIAMVLLALRCIVTDHRHRHLQHFVRRPARGLATLQGPQGSFGSLRSTALAMQALQDLEPDPAGKWNRTAASEWLLSKQRIDGGWSEEPIQDGQDASVGVGLTADIILALGWKGLGAVRALQCDHVIRESSDNGYENGGSKIAEVVLQPNLEENEPRNVSYTYTLWVGTNETEEYSLDLTSPKNTTFFRAMKQAAEIDPRFAFEAREWPNGHYVHTLATRKEEPKSYHYWLLYRLPEKPDTKNPPGNQLIAPLGVDELLVEDGEHYLYWYKKL, translated from the exons ATGGCTCAACAAATGAAGCTCAACATATTTCTGATTGTCGCCTTTCTCCTGCTGACCAAATCCCTGGGAGAAAACACCACAACGATCATCACCTCGACAGCACAAAGTCTCCTGGAGACGATACCCACAATGGTAACGCAACAGCCCACATCGATTCAGTCTACGTCAGCGTCGTCGTCCTCCTCATCATCGTCATCTTCCAGCAGTTATGTGACGGACACGCAAACCTCATCAACCGGATCAACCTCAACATCCGCCACGACAATTTCGGTGTTGGTACCGCAGACTTCAACGCTGCTACCACCACCGCTGTACATATCAAACTACTCGACGATATCGCAGATGCCAACGTATCCGTCGTCCCCGATGACCACCAAGCAGGAATCAACAGAAGTCGAGGGTGATCTGGGACCGGGACTGGGTCCGGGTGGTCCCGATCAGAAGGAAAGCCTTGGCATTCAGAAGGCCATCGATTGGCTGCGCGAGAAGCGATTACCCGACTACAGTTGGGGTAACGACACCCACATGGTAATATTGGCCAAGGAGCTGTCCGGGGCTCGAGATCCGGGGGACAACGACAACCACGTGCAGGAAATTACCGATTTGGAATCGATGTTGTCGATCAAGCAGATGGAGATTGAAGTGTTGACGATGGTCGATCGACATCACTCGATGCCAAAACCCGTCAATACGGATAAGATCGCCAAGTATATTCTGGCGATGGGAGCACTCTGCAAGGACGCGAGACACTTTTACGGACATGATCTGGTAGCTACGCTGGAGCATCACGAGCACGATCAAGGACAGGAGTACGAGTTTGCCTTGACGGCTTTGGCCGTGTGCAGTTCAGCGACGCACGTGCGAAAGAGGCAAATCCGACGCTTGCTGGATATCGCCAGCGGGGAGGTGAACAATGTTG ATACGATCGCCATGGTTTTGTTGGCACTGCGATGTATCGTTACTGATCATCGCCATCGGCACCTGCAGCACTTTGTGCGCCGGCCAGCACGTGGTTTGGCCACTCTTCAGGGACCTCAAGGTAGCTTTGGTTCACTTCGTAGCACGGCGTTGGCTATGCAAGCCCTTCAAGACCTGGAACCGGATCCAGCTGGCAAGTGGAACAGAACTGCAGCGTCCGAGTGGCTACTCTCGAAGCAACGAATCGACGGTGGCTGGTCCGAGGAGCCCATCCAGGATGGTCAA GATGCTTCCGTCGGGGTTGGCCTCACGGCGGACATCATCCTGGCGCTGGGATGGAAGGGCCTCGGAGCGGTCCGAGCACTGCAGTGCGATCATGTGATACGAGAATCGTCCGACAATGGGTACGAAAACGGTGGATCCAAAATCGCTGAAGTCGTGTTGCAACCCAACCTGGAGGAAAACGAGCCACGAAACGTTTCGTACACGTACACGCTGTGGGTCGGTACGAACGAGACGGAAGAGTACTCGCTGGACTTGACCTCACCCAAGAACACCACGTTCTTCCGGGCGATGAAGCAGGCAGCGGAAATTGATCCCAG GTTTGCATTTGAAGCCCGAGAATGGCCAAACGGACATTATGTGCACACGTTGGCGACCAGGAAGGAGGAGCCCAAAAG CTATCACTACTGGCTGCTGTACAGATTACCGGAAAAGCCGGACACTAAAAATCCACCAGGAAACCAGTTAATTGCTCCTTTGG GCGTTGATGAACTGCTCGTCGAGGACGGCGAACATTATCTGTACTGGTACAAGAAACTTTAA